From a single Rhizobium lusitanum genomic region:
- a CDS encoding ABC transporter permease subunit, which yields MEKRTTFSKWSVGILFAVPQLLLIFTFFYWPAGQAIYWSLTLQQPWGGGNIWVGLDNFRSILASADYWNSVTISITFAAISTGIAMGAALVLAALTDRQLRGSKFYSVVLIWPYGIAAPASAMAFRFILAPEAGLISVVNQWWPGIWDPGLNGADAMACIIAAYSWKYIGYSFIFFLAAFQAIPRSLIEAAAMDGSSVLRRFWDIQFPLITPTIFFLLVINITESFQDSYGIVDIMTSGGPHNSTNLMVYKIISDGFKGLDYSGAAAQSIVLMLLIIVLTIFQFRFIERRVHYR from the coding sequence ATGGAAAAGCGTACGACTTTCAGCAAATGGAGTGTCGGCATCCTGTTCGCAGTGCCGCAGCTCCTCCTCATCTTCACCTTTTTCTATTGGCCAGCCGGCCAGGCGATCTACTGGTCGCTGACGCTGCAGCAGCCCTGGGGCGGCGGCAATATCTGGGTCGGGCTCGACAATTTCAGATCGATTCTCGCCAGTGCCGATTACTGGAACTCGGTCACGATCAGCATCACTTTCGCTGCCATCAGCACCGGCATCGCCATGGGCGCCGCGTTGGTACTTGCAGCGCTGACCGACCGGCAGCTCCGAGGGTCTAAATTCTACAGCGTCGTGCTCATCTGGCCCTACGGCATCGCAGCTCCCGCATCGGCGATGGCCTTCCGCTTCATCCTGGCACCGGAAGCCGGCCTTATCTCCGTGGTCAACCAATGGTGGCCAGGGATCTGGGATCCGGGCCTCAACGGCGCAGACGCGATGGCCTGCATTATCGCCGCCTACTCGTGGAAGTATATCGGCTACAGCTTCATCTTCTTCCTTGCCGCCTTCCAGGCCATTCCACGCTCGCTAATCGAAGCGGCGGCGATGGACGGCTCCAGCGTTCTCCGGCGCTTCTGGGATATCCAGTTCCCGCTAATCACACCGACGATCTTTTTCCTGCTGGTGATCAACATCACCGAGAGCTTCCAGGATTCCTACGGCATCGTCGATATCATGACGAGCGGCGGGCCGCACAACTCGACCAACCTCATGGTCTACAAGATCATTTCCGACGGCTTCAAAGGCCTCGATTATTCCGGCGCGGCGGCGCAGAGCATCGTTCTGATGCTGCTGATCATCGTGCTCACCATTTTCCAGTTCCGCTTCATCGAGCGGCGCGTTCATTATCGTTGA
- a CDS encoding chloramphenicol phosphotransferase CPT family protein: MTARIIFLNGVGSAGKSSIAKALQTIASEPYLHVQMDAFIDMLPEAYQEHPDGFSYETTLENGKPFVAIDTGPIGEKVMRGMRHAIAAMARQGNNLIIDDVLCDGGEMPEYRALLSDFRLDIVGIFAPLDVLEARERQRGDRMIGLARWQYGRVHRNIHYDLEVDTSKATPMECATLIRDRFGL, translated from the coding sequence ATGACAGCCAGGATCATTTTTCTCAATGGGGTCGGTAGCGCGGGCAAGAGTTCGATTGCCAAGGCATTGCAGACCATCGCCTCTGAGCCCTATCTGCATGTCCAGATGGATGCCTTCATCGACATGTTGCCGGAAGCCTATCAGGAACATCCCGACGGCTTTTCCTACGAAACGACCCTGGAAAACGGAAAACCGTTCGTCGCCATCGATACCGGTCCGATCGGCGAAAAAGTCATGCGCGGCATGCGGCACGCGATTGCCGCCATGGCACGGCAAGGCAACAATCTCATAATCGATGACGTGCTGTGTGACGGCGGCGAGATGCCGGAATATCGAGCGCTGCTATCGGACTTCCGGCTCGATATTGTCGGGATCTTCGCGCCGCTTGATGTGCTTGAGGCCAGAGAACGGCAGCGCGGGGACCGGATGATCGGGCTGGCGCGATGGCAATATGGACGCGTTCATCGCAATATCCACTACGATCTGGAAGTCGACACAAGCAAGGCGACGCCGATGGAATGCGCCACACTGATCAGGGATCGGTTCGGCCTCTAG
- a CDS encoding alanyl-tRNA editing protein, whose protein sequence is MPVNALYRDDFYLSTAEAVVTAIHDDRGIELDQTCFYATSGGQPGDTGFFERADGSKIMLGQTRHGPIKDIIIHVPLEGEAQPILGEKLVLHVDWPRRYRLMRMHTACHLLSVVCQFPITGAAVGEDESRVDFDMSETIDKDEVTARMMALVNENHPVFVQWITDEELAANPGIVKSKNVRPPVGLGRVSLVCIGENSAVDSQPCGGTHVSETQEVGAIHIAKIEKKGKENRRFRIRFGSPTDEA, encoded by the coding sequence ATGCCGGTGAATGCCCTTTATCGTGACGATTTCTATCTTTCTACCGCCGAAGCCGTCGTCACCGCAATTCACGACGATAGGGGCATCGAGCTCGACCAGACCTGCTTCTACGCCACCTCGGGCGGACAGCCGGGCGACACCGGTTTCTTCGAGCGCGCCGACGGCTCTAAGATCATGCTGGGACAGACCAGACATGGCCCGATCAAGGATATCATCATCCATGTACCGCTCGAGGGCGAGGCGCAGCCTATCCTCGGCGAGAAGCTGGTGCTGCATGTCGACTGGCCGCGCCGCTACAGACTGATGCGTATGCACACGGCCTGTCACCTGCTCTCGGTCGTCTGCCAGTTTCCGATCACGGGAGCCGCCGTCGGCGAGGATGAAAGCCGGGTCGATTTCGACATGAGCGAGACGATCGACAAGGACGAGGTAACGGCGAGGATGATGGCGCTCGTCAACGAGAACCACCCCGTCTTCGTCCAATGGATCACGGATGAGGAGCTCGCGGCCAATCCGGGCATCGTGAAATCCAAGAACGTGCGCCCGCCTGTTGGCCTCGGCCGGGTCAGCCTTGTCTGCATCGGCGAGAATTCCGCCGTTGACAGCCAGCCCTGCGGCGGCACACATGTGTCGGAGACGCAGGAAGTCGGGGCAATCCATATCGCCAAGATCGAGAAGAAGGGCAAGGAAAACCGCCGCTTCCGCATTCGTTTCGGCTCGCCCACGGACGAAGCGTAG
- a CDS encoding SDR family NAD(P)-dependent oxidoreductase, giving the protein MSPFIARPEHGVIWITGASSGIGRALALKLAGEGYKVAVTARRHDKLLELQTEANNLSGSIVVLDGDVTNAEDMEHTVAAIEYQHGPLALVVLNAGIYLPARAEDLNHDVFDRSFAVNLHGVVNCLVPAVRHMRARGHGQIAIVSSAAGYGGLPGGAAYGATKAALINMAESLNFDLGRVGIRIQLVTPGFIETPLTAKNKFLMPGLMSTDDAAEAIAAGLKSPSFEITFPKSFTYKMKLMKLLPYSLYFRLVRRIVSGGKRQSVGARAAPHPAE; this is encoded by the coding sequence ATGAGCCCATTCATCGCCCGTCCCGAACATGGAGTGATCTGGATCACCGGCGCCAGCTCCGGGATCGGCAGGGCGCTGGCGCTGAAGCTTGCCGGCGAGGGCTACAAAGTCGCTGTCACCGCCCGCCGTCATGACAAGCTGCTGGAGCTGCAGACGGAAGCGAATAACCTTTCGGGCAGCATCGTCGTGCTCGACGGCGACGTTACCAATGCCGAGGATATGGAGCACACCGTCGCGGCAATCGAATACCAGCACGGCCCGCTGGCGCTGGTCGTTCTGAATGCCGGCATCTATTTGCCGGCGCGTGCCGAAGATTTGAACCATGATGTGTTCGACCGCAGCTTCGCCGTCAATCTGCACGGCGTCGTCAACTGTCTGGTGCCGGCGGTGCGTCATATGCGGGCAAGGGGACACGGCCAGATCGCGATCGTCTCCTCGGCGGCAGGTTATGGCGGTTTGCCGGGAGGTGCCGCCTATGGCGCCACCAAGGCGGCTCTGATCAACATGGCCGAAAGCCTGAATTTCGACCTTGGCCGCGTCGGCATCCGCATCCAGCTGGTCACGCCGGGCTTCATCGAGACGCCGCTGACCGCGAAGAATAAATTTCTGATGCCGGGACTGATGTCGACGGATGACGCCGCCGAGGCGATCGCAGCCGGCTTGAAATCGCCGTCATTCGAAATCACCTTCCCGAAGAGCTTCACCTACAAGATGAAACTCATGAAGCTCCTGCCGTACAGCCTCTATTTCCGCCTTGTCCGGCGCATTGTCAGCGGTGGCAAACGTCAGTCCGTTGGCGCACGGGCGGCTCCGCATCCGGCTGAGTAA
- a CDS encoding cysteine synthase A, translated as MTVHPSVLEAIGNTPLIKLKGASEATGSTILGKAEFLNPGQSVKDRAALYIIRDAEKKGLLKPGGVIVEGTAGNTGIGLTLVAKALGYRTVIVIPETQSQEKKDALKLLGAELVEVPAVPYKNPNNYVKLSGRLAEQLAKTEPNGAIWANQFDNVANRQAHIETTAKEIWVDTNGKIDGFICSVGSGGTLAGVAMGLHAFNKDIKIGIADPEGAALYEFYKNGELKSSGSSITEGIGQGRVTANLEGFTPDYVYQVTDAEALPYVFDLVEYEGLCLGGSTAINIAGAVRLARDLGPGHTIVTILCDYGNRYQSKLFNPDFLKSKGLPLPSYLAKNADIPIPYENQA; from the coding sequence ATGACCGTCCATCCCTCAGTCCTAGAAGCAATCGGCAATACGCCATTGATCAAGCTCAAGGGCGCCTCCGAGGCGACGGGCTCGACCATTCTCGGCAAGGCGGAGTTCCTGAACCCCGGCCAGTCGGTCAAGGATCGCGCCGCGCTCTACATCATCCGCGATGCGGAGAAGAAGGGCTTGCTTAAGCCCGGCGGCGTCATCGTCGAGGGTACGGCTGGCAATACGGGCATCGGCCTGACCCTTGTCGCCAAGGCGCTCGGCTACCGCACCGTCATCGTCATTCCGGAAACACAGAGCCAGGAAAAGAAGGATGCGCTGAAGCTGCTCGGCGCCGAACTCGTCGAAGTGCCGGCGGTTCCTTACAAAAATCCGAACAATTACGTGAAGCTTTCCGGACGGCTTGCCGAGCAATTGGCAAAGACCGAGCCGAACGGCGCGATCTGGGCCAACCAGTTCGACAATGTCGCCAACCGGCAAGCGCATATCGAGACCACGGCGAAGGAAATCTGGGTCGACACAAACGGCAAGATTGACGGCTTCATATGCTCGGTCGGCTCCGGCGGCACGTTGGCGGGCGTGGCCATGGGCCTGCATGCCTTCAACAAGGACATCAAGATCGGCATCGCCGATCCGGAAGGGGCAGCTCTCTACGAATTCTACAAGAATGGCGAGCTGAAATCCTCCGGCTCCTCGATCACAGAAGGCATCGGCCAGGGCCGCGTGACGGCAAACCTGGAGGGGTTCACGCCCGATTACGTCTATCAGGTCACCGATGCCGAAGCCCTGCCCTATGTCTTCGATCTCGTCGAATATGAAGGTCTCTGCCTGGGCGGTTCGACGGCGATCAACATTGCCGGCGCGGTGCGCCTCGCTAGGGATCTCGGCCCCGGCCATACGATCGTGACCATCCTTTGCGACTACGGCAATCGCTATCAGTCCAAGCTTTTCAATCCGGACTTCCTGAAATCGAAGGGCCTGCCGTTGCCGTCATACCTTGCGAAGAACGCCGACATTCCGATCCCTTACGAAAACCAAGCGTGA
- a CDS encoding extracellular solute-binding protein, with the protein MSTLKNCISAAAAGAMSLALALPAAAAPTKFDFWFGLSGDLERVVQTMCKNFNESQKDYEVSCVSQGSYDATLQNTIAAFRAGKQPTVVQVYDAGTATMMLSGAYYPAGKLMSENGYKIDWNDYFPGIARYYATSKGELLSFPFNSSTALLYWNKDAFAKIGKTEAPKTWEDAAADMKALKGAGYDCPMAINISGNESWQLMEQFSALHNQPIATKNNGYDGLDARLTVNKTSFVKYVTDLKSWYDQGLIKIKSKDLGQDMVQAFASGDCQMIMTSVGDHGTVGKTQKAGMSWDVAELPVYAGTERKNSLVGGASLWVLSGKSADEYKGAAAFLNFVHDPKTALFWSSNTGYIPVTNSGFNFMKSSGFYDKAPYKGREVAIASLTASEPTPITRGIRLGNFTQIRAEFGNQMQAIFANKVGVQEGIDNLVKNSDAVLERFEATYKGKQLP; encoded by the coding sequence ATGTCGACACTTAAAAACTGCATTTCGGCTGCCGCTGCCGGCGCCATGAGCTTAGCGCTGGCTCTGCCTGCTGCTGCCGCTCCGACCAAGTTCGATTTCTGGTTCGGCCTGTCGGGCGATCTGGAGCGCGTCGTTCAGACGATGTGCAAGAACTTCAACGAATCGCAGAAGGACTATGAAGTCTCCTGCGTCAGCCAGGGCAGCTACGACGCCACTCTGCAGAACACCATTGCCGCCTTTCGCGCTGGCAAGCAGCCGACAGTCGTTCAGGTTTACGACGCCGGCACCGCGACCATGATGCTCTCCGGCGCCTATTATCCCGCCGGCAAGCTGATGTCCGAGAACGGCTATAAGATCGACTGGAACGATTACTTCCCCGGCATTGCACGCTACTACGCAACGTCGAAGGGCGAACTGCTCTCCTTCCCGTTCAACTCCTCGACCGCCCTGCTCTACTGGAACAAGGACGCCTTCGCCAAGATCGGCAAGACGGAAGCTCCGAAGACCTGGGAAGACGCCGCCGCCGACATGAAGGCGCTCAAGGGCGCTGGCTACGATTGCCCGATGGCCATCAATATCTCCGGCAACGAAAGCTGGCAGCTGATGGAGCAGTTTTCGGCGCTCCACAATCAGCCGATCGCCACCAAGAACAACGGCTATGACGGCCTCGATGCTCGTCTGACGGTCAACAAGACCTCGTTCGTCAAATACGTCACCGACCTCAAGAGCTGGTACGATCAGGGCCTCATCAAGATCAAGTCGAAGGATCTCGGTCAGGACATGGTTCAGGCCTTTGCATCGGGCGATTGCCAGATGATCATGACGTCGGTCGGCGATCACGGCACGGTCGGCAAGACGCAGAAGGCCGGCATGAGCTGGGATGTTGCCGAACTTCCGGTCTACGCCGGCACCGAGCGCAAGAACTCGCTCGTCGGCGGCGCTTCGCTCTGGGTTCTCTCCGGCAAGTCCGCTGATGAATACAAGGGCGCCGCTGCGTTCCTGAACTTCGTCCACGACCCCAAGACCGCTCTCTTCTGGTCGAGCAACACCGGCTATATCCCTGTCACGAATTCCGGCTTCAATTTTATGAAGTCCTCCGGCTTCTACGACAAGGCTCCCTACAAGGGCCGCGAAGTCGCCATCGCCAGCCTGACCGCTTCCGAACCGACCCCGATCACCCGCGGCATCCGTCTCGGCAACTTCACGCAGATCCGCGCTGAGTTCGGCAACCAGATGCAGGCTATCTTCGCCAACAAGGTCGGCGTGCAGGAAGGCATCGACAATCTGGTCAAGAATAGCGACGCCGTCCTCGAGCGCTTCGAAGCCACCTACAAGGGCAAGCAGCTCCCGTAA
- a CDS encoding sn-glycerol-3-phosphate import ATP-binding protein UgpC — MAEIRIEQVRKAYGRNPVVHGVDLNFRSGEFVVILGPSGCGKSTLLRMIAGLEDITSGEIVIDGKVVNQLEPRERGCAMVFQNYALYPHMNVAANMGYALKVAGVPREERDRRIKETARIVGLEDFLDRKPAELSGGQRQRVAMGRAIIREPKVFLFDEPLSNLDAKLRVQMRVEIRRLHKRLSATSVFVTHDQVEAMTLADKLVVMYKGNVEQVGTPLEVYNTPRTRFVGSFIGSPAMNFLEGTFSANGEQFIFDGLPFSIDANIGKRHAGQTVALGIRPEHVRLVPAGTPGAVPATVDFVEELGAGRVIHCDINGSSFAVAVADHTSGETGQAVALELPQPHIHLFAQDTGLRLDAIATVTPLKVMAN, encoded by the coding sequence ATGGCAGAAATCCGGATCGAGCAGGTTCGCAAGGCTTATGGACGCAATCCGGTCGTGCATGGCGTCGACCTGAATTTCCGTTCCGGCGAATTCGTCGTCATTCTCGGACCTTCCGGCTGCGGCAAGTCTACCCTGCTGCGCATGATCGCCGGTCTTGAGGATATCACCTCGGGTGAGATCGTCATCGATGGCAAGGTCGTCAACCAGCTTGAGCCGCGCGAGCGTGGTTGTGCCATGGTCTTCCAGAACTACGCGCTTTACCCGCACATGAACGTCGCGGCCAATATGGGCTATGCGTTGAAGGTCGCCGGCGTGCCGCGCGAGGAGCGTGACCGCCGCATCAAGGAAACGGCCCGCATCGTTGGCCTCGAGGATTTCCTCGACCGCAAGCCGGCCGAACTTTCCGGCGGCCAGCGCCAGCGCGTTGCCATGGGCCGCGCCATCATCCGCGAACCGAAGGTCTTCCTCTTCGACGAGCCACTCTCCAACCTCGACGCCAAGCTGCGCGTACAGATGCGCGTCGAAATCCGTCGCCTGCACAAGCGTCTGTCCGCTACTTCTGTCTTCGTGACTCACGATCAGGTCGAGGCCATGACGCTCGCCGACAAGCTGGTGGTCATGTACAAGGGCAATGTCGAGCAGGTCGGCACGCCGCTTGAAGTCTATAACACGCCGCGCACCCGTTTCGTCGGCTCCTTCATCGGCTCGCCGGCCATGAACTTCCTCGAAGGCACCTTCTCGGCAAATGGCGAGCAGTTCATCTTCGACGGATTGCCGTTCTCCATCGACGCCAATATCGGCAAGCGCCATGCCGGCCAGACGGTCGCTCTCGGCATTCGCCCGGAACATGTTCGTCTGGTGCCGGCCGGCACGCCCGGCGCCGTTCCTGCGACCGTGGATTTCGTCGAGGAGCTCGGCGCCGGCCGCGTCATCCATTGCGATATCAACGGCTCCAGCTTCGCCGTGGCGGTCGCCGACCATACATCCGGTGAAACCGGTCAGGCCGTGGCGCTAGAGCTACCGCAGCCGCACATCCATCTCTTCGCCCAGGATACCGGGCTCAGACTAGACGCGATTGCCACCGTCACGCCCCTCAAGGTCATGGCGAACTAA
- a CDS encoding cryptochrome/photolyase family protein, which yields MRSSQNEPKPILLWFRKDLRLDDNHALQAAAISARPVIPVYIREPEANGCGPLGAAQEWWLHHSLTALQDSLHELGSKLVLRKGDALAAIEKLIEETGAEAIAWNRRYDPAGIAMDIQVKKALRDAGMEANSFAGQLLHEPSRLRTGTGTPYKTYTPFWRALEQSGEPPFPVDAPAKLDAPSHWPQSDSLGSWSLLPTKPNWASSFADIWTPGEAAARERLDDFIEAALDGYAVDRDFPDRPATSLLSPHLALGEISPARIWHATRGLPEKIPTDNIVRFRKEIAWREFCYHQLFQFPKLNSANWNDRYDDFPWRSDAELFDRWRRGQTGYPIVDAGMRQLWRHGWMHNRVRMIVASFLIKDLLIDWRKGEAWFRDTLVDADPASNAANWQWVAGSGADASPFFRIFNPVLQGEKFDPDGGYVRTFVPELADLDSKYIHRPFEAPENVLQRAGITLGEHYPLPIVDHAVARRRALDAHASLRNET from the coding sequence ATGAGATCATCGCAAAACGAGCCGAAGCCCATCCTCTTGTGGTTTCGCAAGGACCTACGGCTCGACGACAATCATGCCTTGCAGGCGGCGGCGATATCAGCACGTCCCGTCATCCCCGTCTATATTCGAGAGCCGGAAGCGAACGGCTGCGGACCGCTCGGTGCGGCACAGGAGTGGTGGCTCCATCATTCCCTGACCGCCTTGCAAGACAGCCTCCACGAGCTCGGCAGCAAGCTCGTTCTCCGGAAGGGCGACGCACTCGCGGCAATTGAAAAGCTTATCGAAGAAACAGGCGCCGAGGCCATCGCCTGGAACCGACGTTATGACCCAGCCGGCATAGCGATGGATATTCAGGTCAAGAAAGCATTGCGCGACGCCGGCATGGAGGCAAACAGCTTTGCCGGCCAGCTTTTGCACGAGCCGTCGCGCCTGCGCACGGGCACCGGTACCCCCTACAAGACCTATACGCCGTTCTGGCGGGCCTTGGAGCAATCCGGCGAACCGCCATTCCCCGTCGATGCGCCCGCAAAACTTGACGCACCCAGCCACTGGCCTCAATCGGATTCGCTCGGGTCATGGTCACTGCTGCCCACCAAACCCAACTGGGCCTCAAGTTTCGCGGATATCTGGACTCCGGGCGAAGCCGCCGCCCGTGAGAGGTTGGATGATTTCATTGAAGCCGCTCTCGATGGTTATGCTGTCGATCGCGATTTTCCCGATAGGCCGGCAACCTCGCTGCTTTCGCCGCATCTGGCGCTCGGCGAGATTTCCCCAGCCCGGATTTGGCACGCCACGCGAGGTCTTCCCGAGAAAATCCCGACAGACAATATCGTGCGCTTTCGCAAGGAGATTGCTTGGCGGGAATTTTGCTATCACCAGCTTTTTCAGTTTCCCAAACTCAACTCCGCCAACTGGAACGACCGATATGACGATTTTCCTTGGCGCTCGGATGCCGAGTTGTTCGACAGGTGGCGGCGCGGGCAAACCGGGTATCCGATCGTCGATGCCGGCATGCGGCAGCTCTGGCGTCACGGCTGGATGCACAATCGCGTTCGCATGATCGTCGCCTCCTTCCTGATAAAGGACTTGCTGATCGACTGGCGCAAAGGCGAAGCCTGGTTTCGCGATACGCTTGTCGATGCCGACCCGGCGAGCAATGCTGCAAATTGGCAATGGGTAGCAGGGTCCGGCGCCGATGCGTCGCCCTTTTTCCGCATATTCAATCCGGTGCTGCAGGGCGAAAAATTCGATCCGGATGGCGGCTATGTCAGGACTTTCGTGCCGGAGCTGGCAGATCTCGACAGCAAATATATCCACCGGCCATTTGAAGCGCCTGAAAACGTGCTTCAGCGCGCAGGCATAACGCTTGGTGAGCACTATCCCCTGCCGATCGTCGATCACGCCGTGGCACGGCGACGTGCCCTCGACGCACACGCATCGCTGCGAAACGAAACCTGA
- a CDS encoding sugar O-acetyltransferase gives MAQSERQKMAAGEWYCCLDPELDALRVAARNAVHQHNTMPPLQRGNFGPALSTLFAGAGEGLFIEAPFHCSYGINIWFGPRVYLNAGCTILDSASVRIGEGSMLGPGVQIYCPEHHRDPALRCAGQEIARPVEIGKAVWIGGGAIILGGVTIGDGAIVGAGAVVTKSVQAGATVVGNPARAMSSK, from the coding sequence ATGGCGCAGAGCGAACGGCAGAAGATGGCGGCGGGCGAATGGTATTGCTGCCTCGACCCCGAGCTGGACGCCCTGCGTGTGGCGGCTCGCAATGCCGTGCATCAGCACAACACGATGCCGCCCCTACAGCGCGGCAATTTCGGCCCGGCGCTGTCGACGCTTTTTGCAGGCGCCGGCGAGGGCTTGTTTATCGAGGCGCCGTTTCACTGCTCCTACGGTATCAACATCTGGTTTGGTCCCAGGGTCTATCTGAATGCCGGCTGCACCATTCTCGACAGCGCTTCGGTGCGCATCGGCGAAGGCAGCATGCTGGGGCCGGGCGTCCAGATCTATTGCCCGGAACATCACAGGGATCCGGCGCTGCGATGCGCCGGGCAGGAAATCGCGCGGCCGGTCGAGATCGGCAAGGCTGTCTGGATCGGCGGTGGCGCCATTATTCTCGGCGGCGTGACGATCGGTGACGGCGCAATTGTCGGAGCCGGCGCGGTGGTCACGAAAAGCGTGCAGGCGGGCGCGACCGTGGTCGGCAACCCGGCCAGAGCTATGTCCTCAAAGTAA
- a CDS encoding ABC transporter permease subunit: protein MVERTPILNFLTHVILFLGFVVAAAPIVIVAIAASHNMVDVNQVPISLIPGTDFWANMKTAWTTADLGPKLLNSLIFASGVAAGKVILSALTAFSLVYFRFPGRNVIFWLVFVTLMLPLEVRAVPTYAVVSNALSPYQAILDVTGISWLIEKVTGIQISLNLGLLNSYPGLILPLVATATGTFLYRQFFLTIPDELTEAARMDGAGSLRFFIDILMPLSRTNMAALGTIMFLWAWNQYLWPLLITTDPSHATAVAELKQLIPNAGGGLPEWHIAMAGTLIVMLPPLIVVALMQRWFVRGLISTEK, encoded by the coding sequence ATGGTCGAGCGCACCCCAATCCTGAATTTCCTCACCCATGTGATCCTCTTCCTCGGCTTCGTCGTGGCAGCGGCGCCGATTGTCATCGTGGCGATCGCCGCTTCCCACAATATGGTCGACGTCAATCAGGTGCCGATTTCGTTGATCCCCGGTACCGATTTCTGGGCCAACATGAAGACGGCCTGGACCACAGCCGATCTCGGCCCGAAGCTGCTGAACAGCCTGATCTTCGCGAGCGGCGTGGCGGCGGGCAAGGTGATCCTTTCGGCACTCACCGCCTTTTCGCTGGTCTATTTCCGTTTTCCCGGCCGTAATGTCATCTTCTGGCTGGTCTTTGTGACGCTGATGCTGCCGCTGGAAGTACGTGCAGTGCCGACCTATGCGGTCGTCTCCAATGCGCTGTCGCCATACCAGGCGATCCTCGACGTCACCGGCATCAGCTGGCTCATCGAGAAGGTTACGGGCATTCAGATCTCGCTGAACCTGGGACTGCTCAATTCCTATCCCGGCTTGATCCTGCCGCTGGTTGCCACGGCGACCGGCACTTTCCTCTACCGTCAGTTCTTCTTGACGATACCGGACGAGCTGACCGAGGCCGCACGCATGGACGGCGCCGGATCGCTACGCTTCTTCATCGACATCCTGATGCCGCTGTCGCGCACCAATATGGCAGCACTCGGCACCATCATGTTCCTCTGGGCCTGGAACCAGTATCTGTGGCCGCTGCTGATCACCACCGATCCGTCGCACGCAACCGCAGTGGCCGAACTTAAGCAGCTCATCCCGAACGCTGGCGGCGGCCTTCCCGAGTGGCATATCGCCATGGCCGGCACGCTGATCGTCATGCTGCCACCGCTCATCGTGGTCGCCCTGATGCAGCGCTGGTTTGTTCGTGGCCTGATCTCCACCGAGAAGTGA
- the sseA gene encoding 3-mercaptopyruvate sulfurtransferase, translating to MTAEKSRFVVSADWLQNELGAKDLRILDASFYLPAQKRDADAEYASGHIPGAIRFDQDKIADHSTGLPHTVPSPEFFAAEVGKLGISENDRIVVYDGPGLFASPRVWWLFRAVMGAKNVFVLDGGLDGWKAEGRPLDTALPAFEPVTFKPTFNAARVVSFDEMRGIVDSGSPQIADARSAGRFAATEPEPREGMRSGHMPCAKNLPSGVFAVNGKFKSLPELRETIEKAGIDIDKPVVTTCGSGITAAIITLALESLGHDANRLYDGSWSEWGSRSDTPIVTGKD from the coding sequence ATGACAGCGGAGAAAAGCCGTTTCGTCGTATCCGCCGATTGGCTGCAGAATGAATTGGGCGCCAAGGATCTGCGCATCCTCGATGCATCCTTCTATCTGCCGGCGCAGAAGCGCGACGCCGATGCCGAATATGCCAGCGGCCATATTCCCGGCGCCATCCGCTTCGATCAGGACAAGATAGCCGATCATTCCACTGGCCTGCCGCATACGGTTCCCTCGCCGGAATTCTTTGCGGCCGAAGTCGGCAAACTCGGCATCAGCGAAAACGATCGCATCGTCGTCTATGACGGCCCCGGCCTGTTTGCCTCGCCCCGCGTATGGTGGCTGTTTCGCGCCGTGATGGGTGCAAAGAACGTCTTCGTACTCGACGGCGGCCTGGATGGCTGGAAGGCCGAAGGACGGCCGCTGGACACCGCCCTTCCCGCATTCGAGCCCGTGACCTTCAAACCGACTTTCAATGCCGCCCGCGTCGTCTCCTTCGACGAGATGCGCGGCATCGTCGATAGCGGCTCCCCGCAGATCGCCGACGCCCGCAGCGCCGGCCGTTTCGCCGCCACTGAACCGGAACCACGCGAAGGCATGCGCTCCGGTCACATGCCGTGCGCAAAGAACCTGCCATCGGGCGTCTTCGCCGTGAACGGCAAGTTCAAATCCCTGCCCGAGTTGCGCGAAACCATCGAGAAGGCAGGCATTGATATCGACAAGCCTGTCGTGACCACTTGCGGCTCCGGAATCACCGCCGCCATCATTACACTTGCGCTCGAATCGCTCGGCCATGACGCCAATCGGCTCTATGACGGCTCCTGGTCGGAATGGGGCAGCCGTTCGGATACGCCCATCGTTACCGGAAAAGACTGA